Proteins encoded within one genomic window of Pongo abelii isolate AG06213 chromosome 18, NHGRI_mPonAbe1-v2.0_pri, whole genome shotgun sequence:
- the EDC4 gene encoding enhancer of mRNA-decapping protein 4 isoform X1, giving the protein MASCASIDIEDATQHLRDILKLDRPAGGPSAESPRPSSAYNGDLNGLLVPDPLCSGDGTSTNKTGLRTMPPINLQEKQVICLSGDDSSTCIGILAKEVEIVASSDSSISSKARGSNKVKIQPVAKYDWEQKYYYGNLIAVSNSFLAYAIRAANNGSAMVRVISVSTSERTLLKGFTGSVADLAFAHLNSPQLACLDEAGNLFVWRLALVNGKIQEEILVHIRQPEGTPLNHFRRIIWCPFIPEESEDCCEESSPTVALLHEDRAEVWDLDMLRSSHSTWPVDVSQIKQGFIVVKGHSTCLSEGALSPDGTVLATASHDGYVKFWQIYIEGQDEPRCLHEWKPHDGRPLSCLLFCDNHKKQDPDVPFWRFLITGADQNRELKMWCTVSWTCLQTIRFSPDIFSSVSVPPSLKVCLDLSAEYLILSDVQRKVLYVMELLQNQEEGHACFSSISEFLLTHPVLSFGIQVVSRCRLRHTEVLPAEEENDSLGADGTHGAGAMESAAGVLIKLFCVHTKALQDVQIRFQPQLNPDVVAPLPTHTAHEDFTFGESRPELGSEGLGSAAHGSQPDLRRIVELPAPADFLSLSSETKPKLMTPDAFMTPSASLQQITASPSSSSSGSSSSSSSSSSSLTAVSAMSSTSAVDPSLTRPPEELTLSPKLQLDGSLTMSSSGSLQASPRGLLPGLLPAPADKLTPKGPGQVPTAASALSLELQEVEPLGLPQASPSRTRSPDVISSASTALSQDIPEIASEALSRGFGSSAPEGLEPDSMASAASALHLLSPRPRPGPELGPQLGLDGGPGDGDRHSTPSLLEAALTQEASTPDSQVWPTAPDITRETCSTLAESPRNGLQEKHKSLAFHRPPYHLLQQRDSQDASAEQSDHDDEVASLASASGGFGTKVPAPRLPAKDWKTKGSPRTSPKLRRKSKKDDGDAAMGSRLTEHQVAEPPEDWPALIWQQQRELAELRHSQEELLQRLCTQLEGLQSTVTGHVERALETRHEQERILEAGSTTWHRDRGSILGLGRSTRPAPGLFLSYGSERRLERALAEGQQRGGQLQEQLTQQLSQALSSAVAGRLERSIRDEIKKTVPPCVSRSLEPMAGQLSNSVATKLTAVEGSMKENISKLLKSKNLTDAIARAAADTLQGPMQAAYREAFQSVVLPAFEKSCQAMFQQINDSFRLGTQEYLQQLESHMKSRKAREQEAREPVLAQLRGLVSTLQSATEQMAATVASSVRAEVQHQLHVAVGSLQESILAQVQRIVKGEVSVALKEQQAAVTSSIMQAMRSAAGTPVPSAHLDCQAQQAHILQLLQQGHLNQAFQQALTAADLNLVLYVCETVDPAQVFGQPPCPLSQPVLLSLIQQLASDLGTRTDLKLSYLEEAVMHLDHSDPITRDHMGSVMAQVRQKLFQFLQAEPHNSLGKAARRLSLMLHGLVTPSLP; this is encoded by the exons ATGGCCTCCTGCGCGAGCATCGACATCGAGGACGCCACGCAGCATCTGCGGGACATCCTCAAGCTGGACCGGCCCGCGGGCG GCCCCAGTGCAGAAAGCCCACGGCCATCCAGTGCCTACAATGGGGACCTCAATGGACTTCTGGTCCCAGACCCGCTCTGCTCAGGTGATGGTACCTCAACAAACAAGACTGGCCTTCGGACCATGCCACCCATTAACCTGCAAGAGAAGCAGGTCAT CTGTCTCTCAGGAGATGATAGCTCCACCTGCATTGGAATTTTGGccaaggaggtggagattgtggccAGCAGTGACTCTAGCATTTCAAGCAAGGCCCGGGGAAGCAACAAG GTGAAAATTCAGCCTGTCGCCAAGTATGACTGGGAGCAGAAGTACTACTATGGCAACCTGATTGCTGTGTCTAACTCCTTCTTGGCCTATGCCATTCGGG CTGCCAACAATGGCTCTGCCATGGTGCGGGTGATCAGTGTCAGCACTTCGGAGCGGACCTTGCTCAAGGGCTTCACAGGCAGTGTGGCTGATCTGGCTTTCGCGCACCTCAACTCTCCACAGCTGGCCTGCCTGGATGAGGCAGGCAACCTGTTCGTGTGGCGCTTGGCTCTGGTTAATGGCAAAATTCA AGAAGAGATCTTGGTCCATATTCGGCAGCCAGAGGGCACGCCACTGAACCACTTTCGCAGGATCATCTGGTGCCCCTTCATCCCTGAGGAGAGCGAGGACTGCTGTGAAGAGAGCAGCCCTACAGTGGCCCTGCTGCATGAAGACCGG GCTGAGGTGTGGGACCTGGACATGCTCCGCTCCAGCCACAGTACCTGGCCTGTGGATGTCAGCCAGATCAAGCAGGGCTTCATTGTGGTAAAAGGTCATAGCACG TGCCTCAGTGAAGGAGCCCTCTCACCTGATGGGACTGTGCTGGCTACTGCGAGCCATGATGGCTATGTCAAGTTCTGGCAGATCTACATTGAGGGGCAAGATGAGCCAAG GTGTCTGCACGAGTGGAAGCCTCATGATGGGCGgcccctctcctgcctcctgtTCTGTGACAACCATAAGAAACAAGAccctga TGTCCCTTTCTGGAGGTTCCTTATTACTGGTGCTGACCAGAACCGAGAGTTAAAGATGTGGTGTACAGTATCCTGGACCTGCCTGCAGACTATTCG CTTCTCCCCAGATATCTTCAGCTCAGTGAGTGTGCCCCCTAGCCTCAAGGTTTGcttggacctctcagcagaataCCTGATTCTCAGCGATGTGCAACGGAAG GTCCTCTATGTGATGGAGCTGCTGCAAAACCAGGAGGAGGGCCATGCCTGCTTCAGCTCCATCtcggagttcctgctcacccaccCTGTGCTGAGCTTCGGTATCCAGGTTGTGAGTCGCTGCCGGCTACGGCACACTGAGGTGCTGCCTGCCGAAGAGGAAAATGACAGCCTGGGTGCTG ATGGTACCCATGGAGCCGGTGCCATGGAGTCTGCGGCCGGTGTGCTCATCAAGCTCTTTTGTGTGCATACTAA GGCACTGCAAGATGTGCAGATCCGCTTCCAGCCACAGCTGAACCCTGATGTGGTGGCCCCACTGCCCACCCACACTGCTCACGAGGACTTTA CATTTGGAGAGTCTCGGCCCGAACTGGGCTCCGAGGGCCTGGGGTCAGCTGCTCACGGCTCCCAGCCTGACCTCCGACGAATCGTGGAGCTGCCTGCACCCGCCGACTTCCTCAGTCTGAGCAGTGAGACCAAGCCCAAGTTGATGACACCTGACGCCTTCATGACACCTAGCGCCTCCTTGCAGCAG ATCACTGCCtctcccagcagcagcagcagcggtagcagcagcagcagcagcagtagcagcagctcCCTTACAGCTGTGTCTGCCATGAGCAGCACCTCAGCTGTGGACCCCTCCTTGACCAG GCCACCTGAGGAGCTGACCTTGAGCCCCAAGCTGCAGCTGGATGGCAGCCTGACAATGAGCAGCAGTGGCAGCCTTCAGGCAAGCCCGCGCGGCCTCCTTCCTGGCCTGCTCCCAGCCCCAGCTGACAAACTGACTCCCAAGGGGCCGGGCCAG GTGCCTACTGCCGCCTCTGCACTGTCCCTGGAGCTGCAGGAAGTGGAGCCCCTGGGGCTACCCCAAGCCTCCCCTAGCCGCACCCGTTCCCCTGATGTCATCTCCTCAGCTTCTACTGCCCTGTCCCAGGACATCCCTGAGATTGCGTCTGAGGCCCTGTCCCGTGGTTTTGGCTCCTCTGCACCAGAGGGCCTTGAGCCAGACAGTATGGCTTCAGCTGCCTCGGCACTGCACCTGCTGTCCCCACGGCCCCGGCCAGGGCCTGAGCTCGGCCCCCAGCTTGGCCTTGATGGAGGTCCTGGGGATGGAGATCGGCATAGTACCCCCTCCCTCCTGGAGGCAGCCTTGACCCAGGAGGCCTCAACTCCTGATAGTCAGGTTTGGCCCACAGCACCTGACATTACTCGTGAGACCTGCAGCACCCTGGCAGAAAG CCCCAGGAATGGCCTTCAGGAAAAGCACAAGAGCCTAGCCTTCCACCGACCACCATATCACCTGCTGCAGCAACGTGACAGCCAGGATGCCAGTGCTGAGCAAAG TGACCATGATGATGAGGTGGCCAGCCTTGCCTCTGCTTCAGGAGGCTTTGGCACCAAAGTTCCTGCTCCACGGCTGCCTGCCAAGGACTGGAAGACCAAGGGATCCCCTCGAACCTCACCCAAGCTCAGGAGGAAAAGCAAGAAGGATGATGG GGATGCAGCCATGGGATCCCGGCTCACAGAGCACCAG GTGGCAGAGCCCCCTGAGGACTGGCCAGCACTAATTTGGCAACAGCAGAGAGAGCTGGCAGAGCTGCGGCACAGCCAAGAAGAGCTGCTGCAGCGTCTGTGTACCCAACTCGAAGGCCTGCAGAGCACAGTCACAGGCCACGTAGAACGTGCCCTTGAGACCCGGCACGAGCAGGAACGTATCCTTGAGGCTGGTAGCACAACATGGCATAGGGACAGGGGCAGCATTCTTGGCCTGGGAAGGAGTACACGACCTGCTCCAGGCCTGTTCCTTAGCTACGGCTCAGAGCGGCGGCTGGAGCGAGCACTGGCTGAGGGGCAGCAGCGGGGAGGGCAGCTGCAGGAGCAGCTGACACAACAGTTGTCCCAAGCACTGTCTTCAGCTGTAGCTGGGCGTCTAGAGCGCAGCATACGGGATGAGATCAAGAAGACAGTCCCTCCAT GTGTCTCAAGGAGTCTGGAGCCTATGGCAGGCCAACTGAGCAACTCAGTGGCTACCAAGCTCACAGCTGTGGAGGGCAGCATGAAAGAGAACATCTCCAAGCTGCTCAAGTCCAAG AACTTGACTGATGCCATCGCCCGAGCAGCTGCAGACACATTACAGGGGCCGATGCAGGCTGCCTACCGGGAAGCCTTCCAGAGTGTGGTGCTGCCGGCCTTTGAGAAGAGCTGCCAGGCCATGTTCCAGCAAATCAATGATAGCTTCCGGCTGGGGACACAGGAAT ACTTGCAGCAGCTAGAAAGCCACATGAAGAGCCGGAAGGCACGGGAACAGGAGGCCAGGGAGCCTGTGCTAGCCCAGCTGCGGGGCCTGGTCAGCACACTGCAGAGTGCCACTGAGCAGATGGCAGCCACCGTGGCCAGCAGTGTTCGGGCTGAGGTGCAGCACCAGCTGCATGTGGCTGTGGGCAG CCTGCAGGAGTCCATTTTAGCACAGGTACAGCGCATCGTTAAGGGTGAGGTGAGTGTGGCGCTCAAGGAGCAGCAGGCCGCCGTCACCTCCAGCATCATGCAGGCCATGCGCTCAGCTGCTGGCACACCTGTCCCTTCTGCCCACCTTGACTGCCAGGCCCAGCAAGCCCATATCCTGCAGCTGCTGCAGCAAGGCCACCTCAATCAGGCCTTCCAGCAG GCGCTGACAGCTGCTGACCTGAACCTGGTGCTGTATGTATGTGAAACTGTGGACCCAGCCCAGGTTTTTGGGCAGCCACCCTGCCCACTGTCCCAGCCTGTGCTCCTTTCCCTCATCCAGCAGCTGGCATCTGACCTTGGCACTCGAACTGACCTCAAGCTCAG CTACCTGGAAGAGGCCGTGATGCACCTGGACCACAGTGACCCCATCACTCGGGACCACATGGGCTCCGTTATGGCCCAGGTGCGCCAAAAGCTTTTTCAGTTCCTGCAGGCTGAGCCACACAACTCACTTGGCAAAGCAGCCCGGCGTCTCAGCCTCATGCTGCATGGCCTCGTGACCCCCAGCCTCCCTTAG
- the EDC4 gene encoding enhancer of mRNA-decapping protein 4 isoform X3, with the protein MASCASIDIEDATQHLRDILKLDRPAGGPSAESPRPSSAYNGDLNGLLVPDPLCSGDGTSTNKTGLRTMPPINLQEKQVICLSGDDSSTCIGILAKEVEIVASSDSSISSKARGSNKVKIQPVAKYDWEQKYYYGNLIAVSNSFLAYAIRAANNGSAMVRVISVSTSERTLLKGFTGSVADLAFAHLNSPQLACLDEAGNLFVWRLALVNGKIQEEILVHIRQPEGTPLNHFRRIIWCPFIPEESEDCCEESSPTVALLHEDRAEVWDLDMLRSSHSTWPVDVSQIKQGFIVVKGHSTCLSEGALSPDGTVLATASHDGYVKFWQIYIEGQDEPRCLHEWKPHDGRPLSCLLFCDNHKKQDPDVPFWRFLITGADQNRELKMWCTVSWTCLQTIRFSPDIFSSVSVPPSLKVCLDLSAEYLILSDVQRKVLYVMELLQNQEEGHACFSSISEFLLTHPVLSFGIQVVSRCRLRHTEVLPAEEENDSLGADGTHGAGAMESAAGVLIKLFCVHTKALQDVQIRFQPQLNPDVVAPLPTHTAHEDFTFGESRPELGSEGLGSAAHGSQPDLRRIVELPAPADFLSLSSETKPKLMTPDAFMTPSASLQQITASPSSSSSGSSSSSSSSSSSLTAVSAMSSTSAVDPSLTRPPEELTLSPKLQLDGSLTMSSSGSLQASPRGLLPGLLPAPADKLTPKGPGQVPTAASALSLELQEVEPLGLPQASPSRTRSPDVISSASTALSQDIPEIASEALSRGFGSSAPEGLEPDSMASAASALHLLSPRPRPGPELGPQLGLDGGPGDGDRHSTPSLLEAALTQEASTPDSQVWPTAPDITRETCSTLAESPRNGLQEKHKSLAFHRPPYHLLQQRDSQDASAEQSDHDDEVASLASASGGFGTKVPAPRLPAKDWKTKGSPRTSPKLRRKSKKDDGDAAMGSRLTEHQVAEPPEDWPALIWQQQRELAELRHSQEELLQRLCTQLEGLQSTVTGHVERALETRHEQEQRRLERALAEGQQRGGQLQEQLTQQLSQALSSAVAGRLERSIRDEIKKTVPPCVSRSLEPMAGQLSNSVATKLTAVEGSMKENISKLLKSKNLTDAIARAAADTLQGPMQAAYREAFQSVVLPAFEKSCQAMFQQINDSFRLGTQEYLQQLESHMKSRKAREQEAREPVLAQLRGLVSTLQSATEQMAATVASSVRAEVQHQLHVAVGSLQESILAQVQRIVKGEVSVALKEQQAAVTSSIMQAMRSAAGTPVPSAHLDCQAQQAHILQLLQQGHLNQAFQQALTAADLNLVLYVCETVDPAQVFGQPPCPLSQPVLLSLIQQLASDLGTRTDLKLSYLEEAVMHLDHSDPITRDHMGSVMAQVRQKLFQFLQAEPHNSLGKAARRLSLMLHGLVTPSLP; encoded by the exons ATGGCCTCCTGCGCGAGCATCGACATCGAGGACGCCACGCAGCATCTGCGGGACATCCTCAAGCTGGACCGGCCCGCGGGCG GCCCCAGTGCAGAAAGCCCACGGCCATCCAGTGCCTACAATGGGGACCTCAATGGACTTCTGGTCCCAGACCCGCTCTGCTCAGGTGATGGTACCTCAACAAACAAGACTGGCCTTCGGACCATGCCACCCATTAACCTGCAAGAGAAGCAGGTCAT CTGTCTCTCAGGAGATGATAGCTCCACCTGCATTGGAATTTTGGccaaggaggtggagattgtggccAGCAGTGACTCTAGCATTTCAAGCAAGGCCCGGGGAAGCAACAAG GTGAAAATTCAGCCTGTCGCCAAGTATGACTGGGAGCAGAAGTACTACTATGGCAACCTGATTGCTGTGTCTAACTCCTTCTTGGCCTATGCCATTCGGG CTGCCAACAATGGCTCTGCCATGGTGCGGGTGATCAGTGTCAGCACTTCGGAGCGGACCTTGCTCAAGGGCTTCACAGGCAGTGTGGCTGATCTGGCTTTCGCGCACCTCAACTCTCCACAGCTGGCCTGCCTGGATGAGGCAGGCAACCTGTTCGTGTGGCGCTTGGCTCTGGTTAATGGCAAAATTCA AGAAGAGATCTTGGTCCATATTCGGCAGCCAGAGGGCACGCCACTGAACCACTTTCGCAGGATCATCTGGTGCCCCTTCATCCCTGAGGAGAGCGAGGACTGCTGTGAAGAGAGCAGCCCTACAGTGGCCCTGCTGCATGAAGACCGG GCTGAGGTGTGGGACCTGGACATGCTCCGCTCCAGCCACAGTACCTGGCCTGTGGATGTCAGCCAGATCAAGCAGGGCTTCATTGTGGTAAAAGGTCATAGCACG TGCCTCAGTGAAGGAGCCCTCTCACCTGATGGGACTGTGCTGGCTACTGCGAGCCATGATGGCTATGTCAAGTTCTGGCAGATCTACATTGAGGGGCAAGATGAGCCAAG GTGTCTGCACGAGTGGAAGCCTCATGATGGGCGgcccctctcctgcctcctgtTCTGTGACAACCATAAGAAACAAGAccctga TGTCCCTTTCTGGAGGTTCCTTATTACTGGTGCTGACCAGAACCGAGAGTTAAAGATGTGGTGTACAGTATCCTGGACCTGCCTGCAGACTATTCG CTTCTCCCCAGATATCTTCAGCTCAGTGAGTGTGCCCCCTAGCCTCAAGGTTTGcttggacctctcagcagaataCCTGATTCTCAGCGATGTGCAACGGAAG GTCCTCTATGTGATGGAGCTGCTGCAAAACCAGGAGGAGGGCCATGCCTGCTTCAGCTCCATCtcggagttcctgctcacccaccCTGTGCTGAGCTTCGGTATCCAGGTTGTGAGTCGCTGCCGGCTACGGCACACTGAGGTGCTGCCTGCCGAAGAGGAAAATGACAGCCTGGGTGCTG ATGGTACCCATGGAGCCGGTGCCATGGAGTCTGCGGCCGGTGTGCTCATCAAGCTCTTTTGTGTGCATACTAA GGCACTGCAAGATGTGCAGATCCGCTTCCAGCCACAGCTGAACCCTGATGTGGTGGCCCCACTGCCCACCCACACTGCTCACGAGGACTTTA CATTTGGAGAGTCTCGGCCCGAACTGGGCTCCGAGGGCCTGGGGTCAGCTGCTCACGGCTCCCAGCCTGACCTCCGACGAATCGTGGAGCTGCCTGCACCCGCCGACTTCCTCAGTCTGAGCAGTGAGACCAAGCCCAAGTTGATGACACCTGACGCCTTCATGACACCTAGCGCCTCCTTGCAGCAG ATCACTGCCtctcccagcagcagcagcagcggtagcagcagcagcagcagcagtagcagcagctcCCTTACAGCTGTGTCTGCCATGAGCAGCACCTCAGCTGTGGACCCCTCCTTGACCAG GCCACCTGAGGAGCTGACCTTGAGCCCCAAGCTGCAGCTGGATGGCAGCCTGACAATGAGCAGCAGTGGCAGCCTTCAGGCAAGCCCGCGCGGCCTCCTTCCTGGCCTGCTCCCAGCCCCAGCTGACAAACTGACTCCCAAGGGGCCGGGCCAG GTGCCTACTGCCGCCTCTGCACTGTCCCTGGAGCTGCAGGAAGTGGAGCCCCTGGGGCTACCCCAAGCCTCCCCTAGCCGCACCCGTTCCCCTGATGTCATCTCCTCAGCTTCTACTGCCCTGTCCCAGGACATCCCTGAGATTGCGTCTGAGGCCCTGTCCCGTGGTTTTGGCTCCTCTGCACCAGAGGGCCTTGAGCCAGACAGTATGGCTTCAGCTGCCTCGGCACTGCACCTGCTGTCCCCACGGCCCCGGCCAGGGCCTGAGCTCGGCCCCCAGCTTGGCCTTGATGGAGGTCCTGGGGATGGAGATCGGCATAGTACCCCCTCCCTCCTGGAGGCAGCCTTGACCCAGGAGGCCTCAACTCCTGATAGTCAGGTTTGGCCCACAGCACCTGACATTACTCGTGAGACCTGCAGCACCCTGGCAGAAAG CCCCAGGAATGGCCTTCAGGAAAAGCACAAGAGCCTAGCCTTCCACCGACCACCATATCACCTGCTGCAGCAACGTGACAGCCAGGATGCCAGTGCTGAGCAAAG TGACCATGATGATGAGGTGGCCAGCCTTGCCTCTGCTTCAGGAGGCTTTGGCACCAAAGTTCCTGCTCCACGGCTGCCTGCCAAGGACTGGAAGACCAAGGGATCCCCTCGAACCTCACCCAAGCTCAGGAGGAAAAGCAAGAAGGATGATGG GGATGCAGCCATGGGATCCCGGCTCACAGAGCACCAG GTGGCAGAGCCCCCTGAGGACTGGCCAGCACTAATTTGGCAACAGCAGAGAGAGCTGGCAGAGCTGCGGCACAGCCAAGAAGAGCTGCTGCAGCGTCTGTGTACCCAACTCGAAGGCCTGCAGAGCACAGTCACAGGCCACGTAGAACGTGCCCTTGAGACCCGGCACGAGCAGGAAC AGCGGCGGCTGGAGCGAGCACTGGCTGAGGGGCAGCAGCGGGGAGGGCAGCTGCAGGAGCAGCTGACACAACAGTTGTCCCAAGCACTGTCTTCAGCTGTAGCTGGGCGTCTAGAGCGCAGCATACGGGATGAGATCAAGAAGACAGTCCCTCCAT GTGTCTCAAGGAGTCTGGAGCCTATGGCAGGCCAACTGAGCAACTCAGTGGCTACCAAGCTCACAGCTGTGGAGGGCAGCATGAAAGAGAACATCTCCAAGCTGCTCAAGTCCAAG AACTTGACTGATGCCATCGCCCGAGCAGCTGCAGACACATTACAGGGGCCGATGCAGGCTGCCTACCGGGAAGCCTTCCAGAGTGTGGTGCTGCCGGCCTTTGAGAAGAGCTGCCAGGCCATGTTCCAGCAAATCAATGATAGCTTCCGGCTGGGGACACAGGAAT ACTTGCAGCAGCTAGAAAGCCACATGAAGAGCCGGAAGGCACGGGAACAGGAGGCCAGGGAGCCTGTGCTAGCCCAGCTGCGGGGCCTGGTCAGCACACTGCAGAGTGCCACTGAGCAGATGGCAGCCACCGTGGCCAGCAGTGTTCGGGCTGAGGTGCAGCACCAGCTGCATGTGGCTGTGGGCAG CCTGCAGGAGTCCATTTTAGCACAGGTACAGCGCATCGTTAAGGGTGAGGTGAGTGTGGCGCTCAAGGAGCAGCAGGCCGCCGTCACCTCCAGCATCATGCAGGCCATGCGCTCAGCTGCTGGCACACCTGTCCCTTCTGCCCACCTTGACTGCCAGGCCCAGCAAGCCCATATCCTGCAGCTGCTGCAGCAAGGCCACCTCAATCAGGCCTTCCAGCAG GCGCTGACAGCTGCTGACCTGAACCTGGTGCTGTATGTATGTGAAACTGTGGACCCAGCCCAGGTTTTTGGGCAGCCACCCTGCCCACTGTCCCAGCCTGTGCTCCTTTCCCTCATCCAGCAGCTGGCATCTGACCTTGGCACTCGAACTGACCTCAAGCTCAG CTACCTGGAAGAGGCCGTGATGCACCTGGACCACAGTGACCCCATCACTCGGGACCACATGGGCTCCGTTATGGCCCAGGTGCGCCAAAAGCTTTTTCAGTTCCTGCAGGCTGAGCCACACAACTCACTTGGCAAAGCAGCCCGGCGTCTCAGCCTCATGCTGCATGGCCTCGTGACCCCCAGCCTCCCTTAG